A segment of the Agromyces sp. H17E-10 genome:
TGAGCAGTCGGCTGAGGTAGGTGGCCGTCGCCTCGCCCTCGAGGTTCGGGTCGGTCGCGATGATGACCTCGGTGACGGAGCCGTCGGCGAGCCGCTGCATGAGCTGGCGGATGCGCAGCTCGTCGGGGCCGATGCCGTCGATCGGGCTGATCGCGCCGCCGAGCACGTGGTACAGCCCGCGGAACTCGCGGGTGCGCTCGATCGCCACCACGTCTTTCGCCTCCTCGACGACGCAGATGTACGACGGGTCGCGCCGAGGGTCGCGGCAGATCGAGCAGGTCGACTGCTCGGAGACGTTGCCGCAGATCTCGCAGAACCGCACCTTGTCGCGGATCTGCAGCAGGATCTCGGCGAGCCGCGAGACGTCGAAGTGCTCGGTCTGCACGATGTGGAACGCGATGCGCTGGGCGGACTTCGGCCCGATGCCGGGCAGCC
Coding sequences within it:
- the recR gene encoding recombination mediator RecR, which encodes MYEGIVQELIDELGRLPGIGPKSAQRIAFHIVQTEHFDVSRLAEILLQIRDKVRFCEICGNVSEQSTCSICRDPRRDPSYICVVEEAKDVVAIERTREFRGLYHVLGGAISPIDGIGPDELRIRQLMQRLADGSVTEVIIATDPNLEGEATATYLSRLLTTLEIKVTRLASGLPVGGDLEYADEVTLGRAFEGRRVVG